In Candida orthopsilosis Co 90-125, chromosome 4 draft sequence, the genomic stretch ATTATGTGGGATCTGTCGTGTCTCCTTTGATGGCGCATGCCCCAACTGCAAGTATCCTGGCGACGAATGTCCAATAATCTTAGGAGATGGATGTACTCACAACTTCCATTTACATTGCATATTGAAGTGGCTAGAGCAAGAGTCGTCAAAGGGGTTATGTCCAATGTGTAGACAAATCTTTACTTTCAAACCAATTGCGGATAACTCACAGGTAGAGTATTCCAATTTAAAAACCTTGATCGACGGGCACAAAGTAATGAGGGAAAGATTACTGCCAAATAACGAGCTGGAGTTTGAAGCATTCGACGCTGAAGTAGATTGAACCGCACAAA encodes the following:
- a CDS encoding Apc11 protein (S. cerevisiae homolog APC11 has ligase activity and has role in anaphase-promoting complex-dependent proteasomal ubiquitin-dependent protein catabolic process, protein ubiquitination); protein product: MKVTVLEWKGFCTWHWDLSSSLSNNSNNSGYIEELCGICRVSFDGACPNCKYPGDECPIILGDGCTHNFHLHCILKWLEQESSKGLCPMCRQIFTFKPIADNSQVEYSNLKTLIDGHKVMRERLSPNNESEFEAFDAEVD